From one Candidatus Tanganyikabacteria bacterium genomic stretch:
- a CDS encoding ABC transporter permease: protein MSSAARAITGELTPRRPQWLTIFLDRFLSGAALIVLIAVFSILAPGFFSVSNFLSIANQVSIVGIIAIGMTLVIVTSGIDLSVGSLVAFSACVAALLMHTNDPPFEQPGLLAGMPWLALVAGVLAGGALGWVNGVLITRLGITPFIITLGMMSIARGASLVMTEEQPVNALPESVFVVGNGSLGPVPIPAIILLALAAIMAVILSRTRLGRYAYALGSNEEAVRLSGVNADAYKTWIYVIMGLLCGVAGAISIGRVSSAEPNAALGYELDAIAAVVIGGASLMGGRGTIVGTLLGIAIMGVLRSGLVFLNVSTAWQQLVIGGVVILAVWIDQLRQGR, encoded by the coding sequence ATGAGTTCCGCGGCACGCGCCATCACCGGCGAGCTCACGCCCCGGCGGCCGCAATGGCTGACGATCTTCCTGGATCGCTTTCTGTCGGGAGCGGCGCTCATCGTGCTGATCGCCGTGTTCAGCATTCTGGCGCCCGGCTTCTTCTCGGTGTCCAACTTCCTGTCCATCGCCAACCAGGTCTCGATCGTGGGCATCATCGCCATCGGCATGACCCTGGTGATCGTGACCAGCGGCATCGACCTGTCGGTGGGGTCGCTCGTGGCGTTCTCGGCGTGCGTCGCGGCCCTCTTGATGCACACAAATGATCCGCCCTTCGAACAGCCCGGCCTGCTGGCCGGCATGCCCTGGCTGGCCCTGGTGGCCGGCGTCCTGGCCGGCGGTGCCCTCGGCTGGGTCAACGGCGTCCTGATCACGCGCCTGGGCATCACGCCCTTCATCATCACCCTGGGCATGATGAGCATCGCCCGCGGCGCCTCGCTCGTCATGACCGAGGAGCAGCCGGTGAATGCCCTTCCCGAGAGCGTATTCGTCGTGGGCAACGGCTCGCTCGGCCCGGTGCCCATCCCGGCCATCATCCTGCTGGCGCTGGCGGCCATCATGGCCGTGATCCTGTCCCGCACGCGCCTGGGCCGCTACGCCTATGCCCTGGGCTCCAACGAGGAGGCCGTGCGGCTCTCCGGGGTCAACGCCGACGCGTACAAGACCTGGATCTACGTGATCATGGGCCTGCTCTGCGGCGTGGCGGGCGCCATATCCATCGGCCGGGTGTCTAGCGCCGAGCCCAACGCGGCCCTCGGCTACGAACTCGACGCCATCGCCGCCGTGGTCATCGGCGGGGCCAGCTTGATGGGCGGTCGCGGGACGATCGTGGGCACGCTCCTGGGAATCGCTATCATGGGGGTCCTGCGGAGCGGCTTGGTGTTCCTCAACGTCTCGACCGCTTGGCAGCAACTGGTCATCGGCGGGGTCGTCATCCTCGCAGTGTGGATCGACCAACTGAGGCAAGGCAGATAG
- a CDS encoding sugar-binding protein: MSKTLRLGLALSLAAVMLPAQALAKTVQLAIVGKAQGGEYWVQVRSAAEAKARTMKDVQFVYQGPRSERDTQGQISIIENLIQKKVDGIALSPVESKALGKTVKKALDAGIKVVTIDSDTDAKDRLSYIGTDNVAAGKAAGETLKKLLGAKKGEVAIMTGPIGAQNLRQRVEGFKKALEGSGLTVLKEQSDLGDKARAVSVAEDTLRSHPNVVAFFADTAIGGPGVAQALKSAKKNGQVVLVGMDVTPALVKLLNDGTVNALIAQRPDKMGELSLQMLYDAATKGAKLSPLVDTGVEVVTKTNVAKFTK; this comes from the coding sequence ATGTCCAAGACGCTTAGACTGGGGTTGGCCTTGAGCCTGGCAGCCGTGATGCTGCCCGCGCAGGCCCTGGCCAAGACCGTGCAACTCGCCATCGTGGGCAAGGCGCAGGGCGGCGAGTACTGGGTGCAGGTGCGCTCGGCGGCCGAGGCCAAGGCCAGGACCATGAAGGACGTGCAGTTCGTCTACCAGGGCCCCCGGTCCGAACGCGACACCCAGGGCCAGATCAGCATCATCGAGAACCTCATCCAGAAGAAGGTTGACGGCATCGCCCTGTCCCCGGTCGAGTCCAAGGCCCTGGGCAAGACCGTGAAGAAGGCCCTGGACGCCGGCATCAAGGTCGTCACGATCGACTCAGACACCGACGCCAAGGATCGACTTTCCTACATCGGTACCGACAACGTGGCGGCCGGCAAGGCGGCCGGCGAGACCCTCAAGAAGCTGCTGGGCGCCAAGAAGGGCGAGGTCGCCATCATGACCGGCCCGATCGGCGCCCAGAACCTGCGCCAGCGCGTGGAGGGCTTCAAGAAGGCGCTAGAAGGCAGCGGCCTGACGGTCCTCAAGGAGCAGAGCGATCTGGGCGACAAGGCGCGCGCCGTCTCGGTGGCCGAGGACACGCTGCGCTCGCATCCCAACGTGGTCGCGTTCTTCGCCGACACCGCCATCGGCGGCCCCGGCGTGGCCCAGGCGCTCAAGTCGGCCAAAAAGAACGGCCAGGTCGTGCTCGTGGGCATGGACGTCACGCCGGCCCTGGTGAAGCTCCTCAACGACGGGACGGTCAACGCCCTGATCGCCCAGCGGCCCGACAAGATGGGCGAATTGAGCCTCCAGATGCTCTACGACGCGGCCACCAAGGGCGCCAAGCTCTCTCCCCTGGTGGACACGGGCGTCGAGGTCGTCACGAAGACCAACGTCGCCAAGTTCACGAAGTAG